One Papaver somniferum cultivar HN1 chromosome 10, ASM357369v1, whole genome shotgun sequence genomic window carries:
- the LOC113316353 gene encoding G2/mitotic-specific cyclin-2-like, with amino-acid sequence MVAILLEGIGKVLPALAHFVTNLKIPGLQLNAKVGYNLQDLTSLEGADVSYDIWPSCISFWSITVKIYRVIVVLEGMISKPVFMGDIVTYEFTYLNSLDMAMWAFENVDGASPKCRNLTKPALPALERLINFTDEQNSSCVSPNYMVQQSDINEKMRVILVDWLIEVHYKFEIMDETLFLIVNIIDRFLAHQIVERKKLQLVGVTAMLLACKYEEVSVPVVDDLILISDKAYTRKQVLAMVNVSLISHISLINFDIVIPTLHKHVCILNQLELLSFFLIELSLVDHDMLRLPPSLLAAAAIYTAQFTLNRTRHWSKTTEWHSYYSEDQLQMVAGGSGLGKVMLWNIQTPL; translated from the exons ATGGTAGCGATCCTTTTGGAGGGAATTGGAAAGGTGTTACCTGCACTGGCTCATTTTGTTACTAATTT aaaaataccaggTCTTCAACTAAATGCAAAAGTAGGATACAATTTGCAAGATTTAACTTCACTTGAAGGAGCT GATGTTTCTTACGATATATGGCCGTCTTGTATAAGTTTTTGGAGCATCACCGTAAAGATCTACAGAGTCATTGTTGTTTTG GAAGGGATGATAAGCAAGCCTGTCTTCATGGGAGACATTGTGACCTACGAATTCACTTACTTGAATTCCCTAGACATG GCTATGTGGGCATTTGAGAATGTTGACGGTGCTTCACCTAAGTGTCGAAATCTT ACAAAGCCTGCACTCCCTGCTCTTGAGCGTCTTATCAATTTCACTGATGAACAA AATTCTAGCTGTGTATCTCCCAACTATATGGTTCAGCAATCCGACATCAATGAGAAGATGAGGGTCATCCTAGTTGATTGGTTAATCGAG GTGCATTATAAATTTGAGATCATGGATGAGACATTATTCCTTATAGTTAACATTATAGACAGATTCTTAGCCCACCAAATTGTGGAACGAAAGAAACTTCAGTTGGTTGGAGTTACAGCTATGCTTTTAGCATGCAAGTATGAGGAAGTTTCAGTACCGGTTGTAGATGATCTTATTCTAATTTCTGACAAGGCTTATACAAGGAAGCAAGTTCTTGCTATGGTAAATGTTTCACTTATAAGTCATATATCTCTTATCAA TTTCGACATTGTGATTCCAACACTGCATAAACATGTCTGCATTTTGAACCAGCTTGAACTTCTCTCCTTTTTCTTGATCGAGCTATCCTTGGTTGATCATGACATGCTTAGGTTACCACCATCTCTGTTAGCTGCTGCAGCCATCTACACTGCTCAGTTTACTCTTAACAGGACTAGACATTGGAGTAAGACCACAGAGTGGCATTCATATTACTCAGAAGATCAATTACA GATGGTTGCAGGTGGTTCTGGACTCGGAAAAGTGATGTTGTGGAACATACAGACTCCCTTGTAG
- the LOC113316354 gene encoding uncharacterized protein LOC113316354, whose protein sequence is MCREKAGKHENHKLAVVLREVGESPLCQNLLRLTFPRKRSLPTFASPFIGTGDAVEQLRTYRMTLTQWDHYDMVLCKFFPASLKDESLLWYNNLHKGPVQSFDHHLSELFLETYIHNSRIRPEVDALFQISRGTNVSLRSLVTRWRKLCAGIGNVPEDYATLGFKNSLRKTDPLFVRMHEGMPKNLGKLRVIQEDYVALEELQDGTYNKMVKGTNVVEPQNLPSQEAGRSNGGPTQFDKHRTGGWEGRDQTQQKKGKFIDPVYRNLNTPISEILKKIDGQHTITYPWNRGQQPERTKNRSDFCEFHQFHSHTTDSCRDLKKVLQDMVNEGKMQEYVVQPAAPPTTEAPILRVEIPREAQYLGCNTISRSEITSPV, encoded by the coding sequence ATGTGTAGAGAAAAAGCAGGAAAACATGAGAACCATAAACTAGCGGTAGTCTTGCGAGAAGTAGGTGAATCACCCCTTTGTCAAAATCTACTGAGATTGACATTTCCAAGGAAAAGATCTTTGCCAACGTTTGCATCCCCGTTCATTGGAACAGGAGACGCAGTTGAGCAATTAAGGACTTATCGCATGACACTCACCCAATGGGACCATTATGATATGGTGTTGTGCAAGTTTTTTCCTGCTAGCCTAAAAGATGAATCCCTATTATGGTACAACAATCTGCACAAGGGCCCAGTTCAGTCATTTGACCACCATCTATCCGAGCTATTTTTAGAGACGTACATTCACAATAGTCGAATCCGACCTGAAGTTGACGCGTTGTTCCAAATATCGAGAGGGACGAACGTGTCACTCCGTTCCTTAGTCACACGATGGAGGAAGCTATGCGCCGGGATTGGAAATGTCCCCGAAGACTATGCAACCTTGGGCTTTAAAAACAGTCTTAGAAAGACGGACCCACTCTTTGTCCGTATGCATGAGGGCATGCCAAAGAATCTGGGTAAACTAAGAGTAATCCAAGAAGACTATGTTGCCTTGGAGGAACTCCAAGACGGAACTTATAACAAAATGGTGAAAGGAACCAACGTGGTAGAACCACAGAACCTTCCATCCCAAGAAGCAGGGCGATCCAATGGTGGTCCAACCCAGTTCGATAAACATCGGACTGGAGGATGGGAAGGAAGAGATCAGACCCAACAAAAGAAGGGGAAGTTTATAGACCCTGTCTATAGGAATCTAAACACACCAATCTCAGAGATCCTCAAGAAGATCGACGGACAACACACAATTACCTACCCATGGAATAGAGGTCAGCAACCAGAACGAACTAAAAATCGGTCTGACTTCTGTGAATTCCatcaattccacagccacacaacGGATTCGTGTAGGGACCTAAAGAAGGTATTGCAAGACATGGTCAATGAAGGCAAGATGCAAGAATATGTGGTGCAACCAGCAGCTCCACCAACAACTGAGGCACCCATACTTCGCGTGGAGATACCTCGCGAGGCGCAGTATTTAGGCTGCAACACCATCTCACGCTCGGAGATTACCTCCCCTGTGTGA